The Cellulomonas fulva genome includes a window with the following:
- a CDS encoding phosphoenolpyruvate carboxylase, whose amino-acid sequence MLTPVTPPLPPRDVPRGLASHEVPEPLRNDVRVLGEFLGRVLREAGGEDLLADVERLRELSIQAHDEPESDALAQAEALVESFTLDRAEQVARAFTCYFHLANTAEEYHRVRVLREREAHVDPNALTPDDSLPAAVVQLAGEIGHDETRARLREVEFRPVLTAHPTEARRRAVSRSIRRIAELVAERDERSTGGMSLAENDRRLLAEIDTLWRTAPLRQAKPTVLDEVRTVLAVFESTLADVLPAVYRRLDDWLLDGEAGTTPPVVRPFARLGTWIGGDRDGNPNVTAEVTRAAAQLASEQALVALEQSARRTAAGLTLDAVGTPPSSDLNALWQRQRSLSEHIAARVSADSPNEPHRRELLFVVERLAATRSRNADLAYGTSAELESDLLVVQRSLADAGATRQAYGDLQRLLWQVQTFGFHLAELELRQHSQVHEGALADIEAKGLDGDLEPRTVEVLDTFRTIGTIQKRFGPDAARRYIVSFTQSAEHLAAVYRLAELAYGGAENVPVIDAIPLFETFADLEASVDIMQGALQLPQVQERLAANGRRVEIMLGYSDSSKDVGPVAATLALDDAQRRITQWAQDNDLVLTLFHGRGGALGRGGGPANRAVLAQPPGSVDGRFKLTEQGEVIFARYGDPHIAARHIEQVVAATLLAGAPSVERRNADAAERFAGLASRLDEASRTHFHGLVRAEGFPQWFSEVTPLEEVGLLPIGSRPARRGLSVSSLDDLRAIPWVFSWSQARINLAGWYGLGTALEAVDDLDELRAAYASWPLFATMIDNVEMSLAKTDERIAARYLALGDRDDLAQLVLDEMARTRRWVLAITESDAILSRRRILGRAVQLRSPYVDALSLLQLRALRGLRTGDAVEQADDLRRLLLLTVNGVAAGVQNTG is encoded by the coding sequence ATGTTGACCCCCGTGACCCCACCTCTCCCTCCCCGTGACGTCCCCCGCGGTCTGGCGAGCCACGAGGTTCCCGAGCCGCTGCGCAACGACGTGCGCGTGCTCGGCGAGTTCCTCGGCCGCGTCCTGCGCGAGGCGGGCGGCGAGGACCTGCTGGCCGACGTCGAGCGCCTGCGCGAGCTCTCGATCCAGGCGCACGACGAGCCGGAGAGCGACGCGCTCGCCCAGGCCGAGGCCCTGGTCGAGAGCTTCACGCTCGACCGGGCGGAGCAGGTCGCGCGCGCGTTCACGTGCTACTTCCACCTTGCCAACACGGCGGAGGAGTACCACCGCGTCCGCGTGCTGCGCGAGCGCGAGGCGCACGTCGACCCCAACGCCCTGACGCCCGACGACTCGCTCCCGGCCGCCGTCGTGCAGCTCGCGGGGGAGATCGGGCACGACGAGACGCGCGCCCGGCTCCGCGAGGTCGAGTTCCGGCCCGTGCTGACCGCGCACCCCACCGAGGCGCGCCGCCGTGCGGTGTCCCGCTCGATCCGCCGCATCGCCGAGCTCGTCGCCGAGCGCGACGAGCGGTCGACCGGCGGGATGTCGCTCGCGGAGAACGACCGCCGTCTGCTCGCGGAGATCGACACGCTGTGGCGGACCGCGCCGCTGCGCCAGGCCAAGCCGACCGTGCTCGACGAGGTGCGCACCGTGCTCGCCGTCTTCGAGTCCACGCTCGCGGACGTCCTGCCCGCGGTGTACCGGCGCCTCGACGACTGGCTCCTCGACGGCGAGGCCGGCACCACGCCGCCCGTCGTACGCCCGTTCGCGCGGCTCGGCACCTGGATCGGCGGGGACCGGGACGGCAACCCCAACGTGACCGCCGAGGTGACCCGGGCCGCCGCGCAGCTGGCGTCCGAGCAGGCGCTTGTCGCCCTCGAGCAGTCCGCCCGGCGCACCGCCGCGGGTCTGACGCTCGACGCGGTCGGCACGCCGCCCTCGTCGGACCTCAACGCCCTGTGGCAGCGCCAGCGGTCGCTCTCCGAGCACATCGCCGCGCGCGTCTCGGCGGACTCGCCGAACGAGCCGCACCGGCGCGAGCTGCTGTTCGTCGTCGAGCGGCTCGCCGCGACCCGCAGCCGCAACGCCGACCTGGCGTACGGCACGTCGGCCGAGCTCGAGTCGGACCTGCTCGTCGTGCAGCGCTCGCTCGCGGACGCGGGCGCGACCCGGCAGGCGTACGGCGACCTGCAGCGCCTGCTGTGGCAGGTGCAGACCTTCGGGTTCCACCTCGCTGAGCTCGAGCTGCGCCAGCACTCGCAGGTGCACGAGGGCGCGCTCGCGGACATCGAGGCCAAGGGCCTGGACGGCGACCTCGAGCCGCGCACGGTCGAGGTGCTGGACACGTTCCGCACGATCGGCACCATCCAGAAGCGGTTCGGGCCGGACGCCGCGCGCCGCTACATCGTGTCCTTCACGCAGTCCGCCGAGCACCTGGCGGCCGTGTACCGGCTCGCCGAGCTCGCGTACGGCGGCGCGGAGAACGTGCCGGTCATCGACGCGATCCCGCTGTTCGAGACCTTCGCGGACCTCGAGGCGAGCGTCGACATCATGCAGGGCGCGCTCCAGCTGCCGCAGGTGCAGGAGCGGCTCGCGGCCAACGGCCGGCGCGTCGAGATCATGCTCGGCTACTCGGACTCGTCGAAGGACGTGGGTCCCGTGGCCGCGACGCTCGCGCTGGACGACGCGCAGCGCCGGATCACGCAGTGGGCGCAGGACAACGACCTCGTGCTCACGCTGTTCCACGGCCGCGGCGGCGCCCTCGGCCGCGGCGGCGGTCCGGCCAACCGCGCCGTGCTCGCGCAGCCGCCGGGCTCGGTGGACGGCCGGTTCAAGCTGACCGAGCAGGGCGAGGTCATCTTCGCGCGGTACGGCGACCCGCACATCGCCGCCCGGCACATCGAGCAGGTCGTCGCGGCGACGCTGCTCGCGGGCGCGCCGAGCGTGGAGCGCCGCAACGCGGACGCCGCGGAGCGCTTCGCCGGTCTGGCCTCCCGGCTGGACGAGGCGTCGCGTACGCACTTCCACGGCCTGGTCCGCGCCGAGGGCTTCCCGCAGTGGTTTTCCGAGGTCACGCCGCTCGAGGAGGTCGGGCTGCTGCCGATCGGCTCGCGTCCCGCGCGCCGCGGCCTGTCGGTCTCGAGCCTCGACGACCTGCGGGCGATCCCGTGGGTCTTCTCCTGGTCGCAGGCGCGCATCAACCTGGCCGGCTGGTACGGCCTGGGCACGGCGCTGGAGGCGGTCGACGACCTCGACGAGCTGCGGGCCGCGTACGCCAGCTGGCCGCTGTTCGCGACGATGATCGACAACGTCGAGATGTCGCTGGCCAAGACGGACGAGCGGATCGCGGCGCGCTACCTGGCGCTCGGCGACCGGGACGACCTGGCGCAGCTGGTGCTCGACGAGATGGCGCGGACGCGCCGCTGGGTGCTGGCGATCACCGAGTCGGACGCGATCCTGTCCCGCCGGCGCATCCTCGGCCGTGCGGTGCAGCTGCGCAGCCCGTACGTCGACGCCCTCTCCCTGCTCCAGCTGCGCGCGCTGCGCGGCCTGCGCACGGGCGACGCGGTCGAGCAGGCGGACGACCTGCGCCGGCTGCTGCTGCTCACCGTCAACGGCGTGGCCGCGGGCGTCCAGAACACGGGCTGA
- a CDS encoding NUDIX hydrolase has product MTESYRPDDHLGHRSLLVAAAYVVLRRDDEVLLQLRQNTGYRDGWWASLAGHVDPGESVHEAAVREAREEGGVEVRVEDLEPVTALHRFERGGPQVEQRVDVFFQVRTWRGEPTLMEPDKSAEMRWCALDDLPRVVPHERLVLDLLRAGGPVPAIISVPTD; this is encoded by the coding sequence GTGACCGAGAGCTACCGACCCGACGACCACCTGGGGCACCGCTCGCTGCTGGTGGCGGCCGCGTACGTGGTGCTGCGCCGCGACGACGAGGTGCTGCTGCAGCTGCGGCAGAACACCGGCTACCGCGACGGCTGGTGGGCGTCGCTCGCGGGCCACGTCGACCCCGGCGAGTCCGTCCACGAGGCGGCGGTGCGCGAGGCCCGTGAGGAGGGCGGCGTCGAGGTCCGGGTCGAGGACCTCGAGCCCGTCACCGCCCTGCACCGGTTCGAGCGCGGCGGGCCGCAGGTCGAGCAGCGGGTCGACGTGTTCTTCCAGGTCCGCACGTGGCGGGGCGAGCCGACGCTGATGGAGCCGGACAAGAGCGCCGAGATGCGCTGGTGCGCGCTCGACGACCTGCCGCGCGTGGTCCCGCACGAGCGCCTGGTGCTCGACCTGCTGCGGGCCGGCGGCCCGGTCCCCGCGATCATCTCGGTGCCCACCGACTGA
- a CDS encoding energy-coupling factor transporter transmembrane component T family protein — MSGAPRFGRALEHDSVLHRRNPTVKLVVLLVVSTVLLVPVDVATPLLVGLLLVPAGAAAGRLPVRTLTRAALAFAPFALSILAVNAVTRDGPVVARVAGMEVTGTGLTVGTSLALRTLVVGLLAFVLTATTDGPRLMTSLHQHARLPAHVTYAVLAGYRVLEGLPEAWTTIRRAQAVRDPGRRRGAPLPRDPASLARAAFALLVGALRQGERLATSLQLRGLGSGPRTVHRPVPLGPADAVLAASALGTCALVVLVTWRLGWLLTWGTLAG; from the coding sequence ATGAGCGGCGCGCCGCGGTTCGGCCGCGCGCTGGAGCACGACTCGGTGCTGCACCGGCGCAACCCGACGGTCAAGCTCGTCGTCCTGCTCGTCGTCTCGACCGTGCTGCTGGTGCCGGTCGACGTCGCGACGCCGCTGCTGGTCGGGCTGCTGCTGGTGCCCGCGGGAGCGGCGGCCGGTCGCCTGCCGGTCCGCACCCTCACCCGGGCCGCGCTGGCGTTCGCGCCGTTCGCGCTCTCGATCCTGGCGGTCAACGCCGTGACCCGCGACGGCCCGGTCGTGGCCCGGGTCGCGGGGATGGAGGTGACCGGCACGGGGCTGACCGTGGGAACGTCGCTCGCGCTGCGCACGCTCGTCGTCGGCCTGCTCGCGTTCGTGCTGACCGCGACCACCGACGGACCACGGCTCATGACGAGCCTGCACCAGCACGCCCGCCTGCCCGCGCACGTGACCTACGCCGTCCTGGCCGGGTACCGCGTGCTGGAGGGCCTGCCGGAGGCGTGGACGACGATCCGGCGCGCCCAGGCCGTGCGCGACCCCGGCCGCCGTCGGGGCGCACCGCTCCCCCGCGACCCCGCGTCCCTCGCGCGGGCCGCGTTCGCTCTGCTCGTCGGCGCGCTCCGGCAGGGCGAGCGGCTGGCGACGAGCCTGCAGCTGCGGGGGCTCGGCTCGGGGCCGCGGACCGTCCACCGGCCGGTGCCGCTGGGGCCCGCCGACGCGGTCCTCGCCGCGTCGGCCCTCGGGACGTGCGCCCTGGTCGTGCTCGTGACCTGGCGGCTCGGGTGGCTGCTCACGTGGGGCACACTCGCGGGGTGA
- a CDS encoding ABC transporter ATP-binding protein: MTTALHETAVLETSGLTVAYPGHRAVLRDVDLEVAPGERVLLLGPSGSGKSTLLRVLAGVVPQLVDADVAGRVLVGGRDTTATSPADLARDVGTLGQDPADQLCLPTVADEVAFPLENRAWPVAAIDAAVDRALARVGAAHLRHRRTADLSGGEGQRVALAATLVADPRLLLLDEPTALLDPAAARAVGRLLHVDGAAQVLVEHRLDEVVDLPPRTLVLGADGRLVVDGPTREVLHDEAAHLATLGVRLPGASLEPPPARAVPAGAPALSARGLAVRRGGREVLRGVDLDVRPGRVTAVVGLNGSGKSTLLLALAGLLPHAGTVTGGSVGVVFQRPEQQFLTRRVHDEVAWGPRRAGRRAGRRGVRRPGPGRRGAGGAGAGVRDPDAVAADALAAVHLAHLADRDPFRLSGGQQRRLSVAAAAVCGHDVLLADEPTFGQDARTGGATAALLRSLADEGRGLVVVTHDLALVAAVADEVVVLRDGRVLAHAPTHALLGPDADPRVMVAAGLVEGTRLRAAGHRVPA; this comes from the coding sequence GTGACCACCGCCCTTCACGAGACCGCGGTTCTCGAGACGTCCGGGCTGACCGTGGCCTACCCGGGGCACCGGGCGGTGCTCCGGGACGTCGACCTCGAGGTGGCGCCCGGCGAGCGCGTCCTGCTGCTCGGCCCCTCGGGCTCGGGCAAGAGCACGCTGCTGCGCGTCCTCGCGGGCGTCGTGCCGCAGCTCGTCGACGCCGACGTCGCCGGTCGCGTGCTGGTCGGCGGTCGGGACACCACGGCGACGTCCCCGGCCGACCTCGCGCGGGACGTCGGCACGCTGGGGCAGGACCCGGCGGACCAGCTGTGCCTGCCGACGGTCGCCGACGAGGTCGCGTTCCCGCTCGAGAACCGCGCGTGGCCGGTCGCGGCGATCGACGCCGCCGTCGACCGGGCGCTCGCGCGCGTCGGTGCCGCGCACCTGCGGCACCGGCGCACCGCGGACCTGTCGGGCGGCGAGGGCCAGCGGGTCGCGCTCGCCGCGACCCTCGTCGCCGACCCGCGGCTGCTCCTGCTCGACGAGCCGACGGCACTGCTCGACCCCGCCGCCGCCCGTGCCGTCGGCCGGCTCCTGCACGTCGACGGCGCGGCACAGGTCCTGGTCGAGCACCGGCTCGACGAGGTCGTCGACCTCCCGCCCCGCACGCTCGTGCTGGGCGCGGACGGCAGGCTCGTCGTCGACGGTCCCACCCGCGAGGTGCTGCACGACGAGGCCGCCCACCTGGCCACGCTCGGGGTCCGACTGCCCGGCGCGTCGCTCGAACCGCCGCCGGCGCGCGCGGTGCCGGCCGGGGCGCCCGCGCTCTCGGCGCGCGGGCTGGCGGTCCGTCGCGGCGGTCGCGAGGTGTTGCGCGGCGTCGACCTCGACGTGCGGCCGGGGCGCGTCACCGCGGTCGTCGGGCTCAACGGCTCGGGCAAGAGCACGCTGCTGCTGGCGCTCGCCGGTCTGCTGCCGCACGCCGGCACCGTGACCGGAGGTTCCGTCGGGGTCGTGTTCCAGCGCCCCGAGCAGCAGTTCCTCACGCGACGGGTGCACGACGAGGTCGCGTGGGGACCCCGGCGCGCTGGCCGGCGCGCGGGTCGCAGGGGCGTGCGGAGACCAGGCCCGGGCCGACGAGGCGCGGGCGGAGCGGGCGCCGGCGTGCGCGACCCCGATGCCGTCGCCGCGGACGCCCTGGCCGCGGTGCACCTCGCGCACCTCGCCGACCGGGACCCGTTCCGCCTCTCGGGCGGGCAGCAGCGCCGGCTGTCGGTCGCCGCGGCGGCGGTCTGCGGGCACGACGTGCTGCTCGCGGACGAGCCCACGTTCGGGCAGGACGCCCGGACGGGAGGAGCGACCGCGGCGCTGCTGCGCTCGCTCGCCGACGAGGGGCGCGGGCTCGTCGTCGTGACGCATGACCTCGCGCTCGTCGCCGCGGTCGCGGACGAGGTCGTCGTCCTGCGGGACGGCCGCGTCCTCGCGCACGCCCCGACGCACGCGCTGCTGGGCCCGGACGCCGACCCGCGCGTGATGGTGGCCGCAGGACTGGTCGAGGGGACCCGGCTGCGCGCGGCCGGTCACCGGGTCCCCGCATGA
- a CDS encoding ECF transporter S component, giving the protein MSARRGLTLADLVLLAVLAVVFGFLYWALVQAWGALQLAMGPFGDLAQHVLAGGWMIAAPLATYIVRKPFVGIVVEIVAAFVEVAFLASPVGPMLLLVGFVQGAGAELPFALTRYRRYGWGVFVASGVSAGLASVALGAVRFGWLQQDWFAWRLGLTVVSSVLLCGLLARVLGDALARTGVLDNTALGRARRVGAAAAERPHDEVPVA; this is encoded by the coding sequence GTGAGCGCGCGCCGCGGCCTCACGCTGGCCGACCTGGTGCTGCTGGCGGTCCTCGCGGTGGTGTTCGGGTTCCTGTACTGGGCGCTCGTGCAGGCGTGGGGCGCGCTGCAGCTCGCGATGGGGCCGTTCGGCGACCTGGCGCAGCACGTGCTCGCGGGCGGCTGGATGATCGCGGCGCCGCTCGCGACGTACATCGTGCGCAAGCCGTTCGTCGGGATCGTGGTGGAGATCGTCGCCGCGTTCGTCGAGGTCGCGTTCCTGGCCTCGCCGGTCGGGCCGATGCTGCTGCTCGTCGGGTTCGTGCAGGGCGCCGGCGCGGAGCTGCCGTTCGCGCTGACGCGCTACCGCCGGTACGGCTGGGGCGTGTTCGTCGCGTCCGGCGTGAGCGCGGGACTCGCTTCGGTCGCGCTCGGGGCGGTCCGGTTCGGCTGGCTCCAGCAGGACTGGTTCGCCTGGCGCCTGGGGCTCACCGTCGTCTCGAGCGTGCTGCTCTGCGGGCTGCTGGCGCGCGTCCTGGGCGACGCGCTCGCGCGCACCGGCGTGCTCGACAACACGGCGCTCGGGCGTGCTCGTCGGGTGGGGGCCGCGGCGGCCGAGCGGCCGCACGACGAGGTCCCGGTCGCGTGA
- a CDS encoding Ykof family thiamine-binding protein — MTPDSVLSPERPAHTPTPADLGVGARFSMHPHREDFVAVLTDVLGRTPRTGVEVVTDDVSTFVRGTEADVLTYLHAALVAAAGTGGHVVAHVQLSRGCPGEVDCALPDDALLTRVTPPVLAPSGVRAAAHWALYPLDDGGPGRTGDHMAAITAAIDGARERVAVSSEHFVTRLDGDLTDVLTTVAAGWLGAAASVRHVVTHATVVVGSPSWAATGSSAAPATTSEVAR, encoded by the coding sequence ATGACCCCCGACAGCGTCCTCAGCCCCGAGCGACCCGCCCACACACCCACACCCGCCGACCTGGGCGTCGGCGCGCGGTTCTCGATGCACCCGCACCGGGAAGACTTCGTCGCCGTGCTCACCGACGTGCTCGGCCGGACCCCGCGCACCGGCGTCGAGGTGGTGACCGACGACGTGTCGACGTTCGTGCGGGGCACCGAGGCCGACGTGCTGACGTACCTGCACGCCGCCCTGGTCGCCGCCGCCGGGACGGGCGGGCACGTCGTCGCACACGTGCAGCTCTCCCGCGGCTGCCCGGGCGAGGTCGACTGCGCGCTGCCCGACGACGCGCTGCTCACGCGCGTCACGCCGCCCGTGCTGGCACCCAGCGGCGTGCGCGCCGCGGCGCACTGGGCGCTGTACCCGCTCGACGACGGCGGGCCGGGCCGCACCGGGGACCACATGGCCGCCATCACGGCCGCGATCGACGGGGCGCGCGAGCGGGTCGCCGTCTCGTCGGAGCACTTCGTCACGCGGCTCGACGGCGACCTCACCGACGTCCTGACCACCGTGGCCGCCGGCTGGCTCGGTGCGGCGGCGTCGGTGCGGCACGTCGTCACGCACGCGACGGTCGTCGTGGGCTCGCCGTCCTGGGCGGCCACGGGCTCGTCGGCCGCCCCGGCGACGACGAGCGAGGTGGCCCGGTGA
- a CDS encoding alpha/beta hydrolase, which produces MAETGHRSIGIRVLGAFRRWPGRLSGPGLAGALVLAAVSLGPALTPRPALYQGLVAGICAAIGYGLGVLLAWLLRTVGVPWSRARSRWFRRCLLVATVLVVPLALWWNATWQDDLLALFGEPPAESSHPFVVLVLALVVAVLLLQVGRGLRQVARWVARLLGKAVGRWVPVPLARLVAVALVAWLALVVLDGTLVRGGLAALNDVYAQVDDGTADGVTQPSDPLRSGSPGSMAAWDELGLQGRSFVAGGRPLEQRQQVADLTDRELVDPIRVYAGLRAGDSLDEVAQVVVAELDRTHAWDRSVLAVVTATGTGWIDPSMSDSLELLWGGDTAIASMQYSYLPSWVSFVGDRSTPPAAGKALFEAVYARWSQLPADDRPLLYVAGISLGSYGSQGAFSSVQDVTARTDGALWLGTPGFTDLWGQLTEGRDAGSREVSPVVDGGTTVRFANRPADGTPGDRGLWELGTNWDRPRIVYEQHASDGVVWWSPHLILNEPDRLTEPRGSDVLPSTRWVPLVTFWQTTIDLFVAGTAPAGHGHNYHLEYADGWAAVAPPDGWTQEDTATLREVVGLVASEA; this is translated from the coding sequence ATGGCCGAGACCGGCCACCGCTCGATTGGTATCCGCGTCCTCGGGGCGTTCCGGCGTTGGCCCGGGAGGTTGTCCGGGCCCGGGCTCGCGGGTGCGCTCGTGCTCGCCGCGGTGTCGCTCGGTCCCGCGCTCACCCCGCGGCCGGCGCTGTACCAGGGCCTCGTCGCCGGGATCTGCGCGGCGATCGGCTACGGGCTCGGGGTCCTGCTGGCCTGGCTGCTGCGCACAGTCGGGGTGCCGTGGTCCCGTGCGCGCAGCCGGTGGTTCCGGCGGTGCCTGCTGGTCGCCACCGTGCTCGTCGTGCCGCTGGCGCTGTGGTGGAACGCGACCTGGCAGGACGACCTGCTCGCGCTGTTCGGCGAGCCGCCGGCCGAGTCGTCGCACCCGTTCGTCGTGCTGGTGCTCGCGCTCGTCGTGGCGGTCCTGCTGCTGCAGGTGGGGCGGGGGCTGCGGCAGGTCGCGCGCTGGGTCGCCCGGTTGCTCGGCAAGGCGGTCGGCCGGTGGGTCCCGGTGCCGCTCGCGCGGCTCGTGGCCGTCGCGCTCGTCGCGTGGCTCGCGCTCGTCGTGCTGGACGGGACGCTGGTGCGGGGCGGGCTCGCCGCGCTCAACGACGTCTACGCGCAGGTCGACGACGGGACCGCCGACGGCGTCACGCAGCCCAGCGACCCGCTGCGCAGCGGGTCGCCCGGGTCGATGGCGGCGTGGGACGAGCTGGGCCTGCAGGGGCGGTCGTTCGTCGCGGGCGGTCGGCCGCTCGAGCAGCGGCAGCAGGTGGCGGACCTGACGGACCGCGAGCTGGTCGACCCCATCCGCGTCTACGCGGGCCTGCGGGCCGGCGACAGCCTCGACGAGGTCGCGCAGGTCGTGGTCGCCGAGCTCGACCGGACGCACGCGTGGGACCGCTCCGTGCTCGCCGTGGTGACCGCGACCGGCACCGGCTGGATCGACCCGTCGATGTCCGACTCGCTCGAGCTGCTGTGGGGCGGCGACACCGCGATCGCATCCATGCAGTACTCCTACCTGCCGTCGTGGGTGAGCTTCGTCGGCGACCGGTCGACGCCGCCGGCCGCAGGCAAGGCGCTCTTCGAGGCGGTCTACGCGCGCTGGTCCCAGCTGCCGGCGGACGACCGCCCGCTGCTGTACGTCGCGGGCATCTCGCTGGGCTCCTACGGCAGCCAGGGCGCGTTCTCGTCGGTCCAGGACGTCACGGCGCGCACCGACGGCGCGCTGTGGCTCGGCACGCCCGGGTTCACCGACCTGTGGGGCCAGCTCACCGAGGGCCGCGACGCGGGCTCGCGCGAGGTCAGCCCGGTCGTCGACGGCGGGACGACCGTGCGGTTCGCCAACCGTCCGGCCGACGGCACGCCAGGCGACCGCGGTCTGTGGGAGCTCGGGACGAACTGGGACCGCCCGCGGATCGTCTACGAGCAGCACGCGTCCGACGGCGTCGTCTGGTGGTCGCCGCACCTCATCCTCAACGAGCCCGACCGCCTGACCGAGCCGCGCGGCTCGGACGTCCTGCCCAGCACGCGCTGGGTCCCTCTCGTGACGTTCTGGCAGACGACGATCGACCTGTTCGTCGCAGGCACCGCGCCCGCCGGCCACGGCCACAACTACCACCTGGAGTACGCCGACGGCTGGGCCGCCGTCGCACCGCCCGACGGCTGGACGCAGGAGGACACCGCGACGCTGCGCGAGGTGGTCGGGCTCGTCGCCTCCGAGGCCTGA
- a CDS encoding Fic family protein, whose product MAETESKLAYMLTVPALSYEEHEWLAETDGMTSRARLSTASGPYRSSVPPVIAGYVPSIPADLAADVEEATAALTQLDVYAYAKLGADSPTLGPMSSILLRTESASSSQIENLTVGARQLALAEIGQSTSDSARTVIANVRTMEAALALAERLDEDAILAMHRELLSGQRGWEKHAGRYRDSLVWVGTSTITPRGASHVAPQPGQVPAAMDDLVRFMARDDVPVLVQAAVAHAQFETIHPFTDGNGRTGRAMVHAILRGKGTMTRTTAPVSAGLLTDTAAYFGALDTYRKGDARPIVEQFARASRYAASTGVRLVDDLSAQVDDARTRLAAIRLRPQAAGWIVVPLLVSNPVVNSRLLARRLGMRDMTAQRALAQLTEAGVLTEKTGMQRNRVWQHSGILGVLDQYAQHVRRR is encoded by the coding sequence TTGGCCGAAACTGAGAGTAAGCTCGCCTACATGCTCACAGTTCCGGCCCTCAGCTATGAGGAGCACGAGTGGCTCGCAGAGACGGACGGTATGACGTCCCGCGCGCGGCTCTCTACCGCGTCCGGGCCGTACCGGTCGAGCGTGCCCCCTGTCATCGCCGGCTACGTCCCGTCGATCCCGGCCGACCTCGCGGCGGATGTCGAGGAGGCGACGGCTGCGCTGACCCAGCTCGACGTCTACGCGTACGCGAAGCTCGGCGCCGACAGCCCGACGCTCGGCCCGATGTCGTCGATCCTCCTGCGCACCGAGTCGGCCTCCTCGTCGCAGATCGAGAACCTGACCGTCGGCGCACGTCAGCTCGCGCTGGCTGAGATCGGGCAGTCGACGAGCGACAGCGCCCGCACCGTCATCGCGAACGTGCGGACGATGGAGGCTGCGCTTGCGCTTGCCGAGCGCCTCGACGAGGACGCGATCCTCGCCATGCACCGCGAGCTGCTCTCCGGCCAGCGGGGCTGGGAGAAGCACGCGGGCCGCTACCGGGACTCGCTCGTGTGGGTCGGCACGAGCACCATCACTCCACGCGGCGCGTCCCACGTCGCCCCGCAACCCGGGCAGGTCCCCGCCGCGATGGACGACCTCGTCCGGTTCATGGCTCGCGACGACGTACCGGTCCTGGTCCAGGCGGCCGTCGCCCATGCCCAGTTCGAGACCATCCACCCCTTCACCGACGGCAACGGGCGCACCGGCCGGGCGATGGTCCACGCGATCCTGCGCGGCAAGGGGACGATGACGCGGACCACCGCGCCGGTCTCCGCAGGGCTGCTCACCGACACCGCGGCCTACTTCGGCGCACTCGACACGTACCGCAAGGGTGACGCCCGGCCGATCGTCGAGCAGTTCGCACGCGCGAGCCGCTACGCGGCGTCGACGGGCGTCCGCCTCGTCGACGATCTGAGCGCCCAGGTCGACGACGCGCGCACGCGACTCGCGGCAATCCGCCTCCGCCCGCAGGCCGCAGGATGGATAGTGGTGCCACTGCTGGTCTCGAACCCGGTCGTCAACTCCCGGCTCCTGGCCCGGCGCTTGGGCATGCGAGACATGACGGCCCAGCGCGCGCTCGCTCAGCTCACCGAAGCGGGGGTGCTCACGGAGAAGACCGGCATGCAGCGCAACAGGGTCTGGCAGCACTCCGGGATCCTCGGCGTTCTCGACCAGTACGCACAGCACGTTCGCCGCCGCTGA